In the Salvia miltiorrhiza cultivar Shanhuang (shh) chromosome 8, IMPLAD_Smil_shh, whole genome shotgun sequence genome, ATGTTCACGTCATCAAGTTTGATCGAGACTTGGTCCTTAACAATGCCCTTCTAGACATGTATTGCAAGTGTGGTAGTTTGAAAGATGCCAACGCCATCTTCACTCGAATGGTTGTAAAAGACGTGATCTCTTGGAGCACCATGGTGATAGGGTTTGCCCAAAACGGTTACAGCCGGAAAGCTATAGATTTATTTGAGGCGATGAGAGCTACGGGGATGAAACCGAATCACATCACAATTTTGGGGGTTCTGTTTGCCTGCAGCCATGCTGGACTAGTGGAAGACGGGCAGTATTACTTTGACTCGATGAAGATGGACTTCGGAGTTGATCCGGGAAGGGACCATTACGGCTGCATGATTGATCTCCTTGGAAGAGCAGGGAAGCTCGAGGAAGCTACGAAGCTaattcatgaaatgaaatgtgaACCAGATGCAGTGACATGGAGAACTCTGCTCGGTGCGTGTAGGGTTCACTGTGATATGGATCTAGCTGAGTATGCTGCCAAAAAGGTTTTGAGCTTGGATCCTCGTGACGCAGGAACGTACACGCTTCTATCTAATATCTACGCCAACAGCCAAAGATGGGACGAGGCTGCGAAGTTGAGGAGACTCATGAGGGATAGAGGGATCAAGAAAGAACCGGGATGCAGTTGGATCGAGATAGATAAGCAAGTTCACGCTTTCTTGTTGGGCGACGAAGCTCATCCGCAGATCAATGCTATTCATCAAGAGCTGAGCCGTGTGATTCGGAGATTAAAGGAGGAGGGTTACGTGCCAGACACGAATTTCGTGTATCAAGATCTTGAAGGAGAACAGATGGAGAACTCTCTTGTATACCACAGTGAGAAGCTGGCGATTGCTTTCGGTATTATGAGGCTGCCTAAAGGGAAGACAGTAAGAATCAGAAAAAATCTGAGGATATGTGGCGACTGCCATGTTTTCGCAAAGCTTTTGGCGAAAATGGAGGAGAGAAGCATCATCATCCGGGATCCTATTCGTTACCATCATTTTCACGACGGAGCTTGCTCTTGCGGTGACTACTGGTAGCGTGAAACGAACACGCTCACAGAGCTGATTTGCAGCCATAT is a window encoding:
- the LOC130999210 gene encoding pentatricopeptide repeat-containing protein At2g03880, mitochondrial-like; the protein is MKIMSRFKCYSITLRATPRLIAVVNIALQLPRFYSVEVSESRARPKASSSNHQDIVNEFSAYCYQKDLPNAMKALDSMHKHKLWADSVTYAELIKCCIARGAVKQGKQVHHHVFSNGYEPKTFLINTLVNMYVKFNLLDEAQVLFDRMLERNVVSWTTMIAAYSNSEHKYKALQMLIMMLRDGVRPNMYTYSSVLRASEEISTLKQLHCCIIKVGLELDVFVRSALIDVYCKWGEPKAALYIFDEMGTSDIVVWNSIIGGFSQNSDGDEALNLFIRMKRTGFWADQSTLTSVLRGCTGLALLELGRQVHVHVIKFDRDLVLNNALLDMYCKCGSLKDANAIFTRMVVKDVISWSTMVIGFAQNGYSRKAIDLFEAMRATGMKPNHITILGVLFACSHAGLVEDGQYYFDSMKMDFGVDPGRDHYGCMIDLLGRAGKLEEATKLIHEMKCEPDAVTWRTLLGACRVHCDMDLAEYAAKKVLSLDPRDAGTYTLLSNIYANSQRWDEAAKLRRLMRDRGIKKEPGCSWIEIDKQVHAFLLGDEAHPQINAIHQELSRVIRRLKEEGYVPDTNFVYQDLEGEQMENSLVYHSEKLAIAFGIMRLPKGKTVRIRKNLRICGDCHVFAKLLAKMEERSIIIRDPIRYHHFHDGACSCGDYW